The Streptomyces camelliae genome window below encodes:
- a CDS encoding DUF2637 domain-containing protein — translation MNAAETAQTAERPAVPPLTKPEMGLAGVGALAAAAVGVLGLVSSFDAVSLAAARWGFSQPHILPIAIDVAIPVFTLANLLLIRLDMALAWVRFVPWVLTLVTCGLNVAAGHSLSAKVAHGTMPLLWVVFSEIGAHVYAVRIGAVTGRRMEKIRFSRWLLAPGSTFALWRRMTLWEVTSYADALALERERLLARADLRERYGRTWRRQTPRRERVLLRLGELAPAAADIKPAPTPEPEQVPEEPEQVAPKPPRKRPARSKAKTPQRTAAELLAEARRITADWTNGEINAEALRKALHCGARPARQVRDALLDERAAAYPLYAAPAPVNEAESAPEGVAA, via the coding sequence ATGAACGCCGCCGAAACGGCACAGACCGCGGAACGTCCGGCGGTCCCGCCGCTGACGAAGCCGGAGATGGGTCTTGCCGGTGTCGGCGCGCTCGCTGCCGCCGCTGTCGGCGTCCTGGGCCTGGTCTCCTCCTTCGACGCGGTGTCTCTCGCCGCTGCCCGTTGGGGCTTCTCTCAGCCGCACATCCTGCCCATCGCGATCGACGTGGCCATTCCGGTGTTCACCCTGGCCAACCTGCTGTTGATCCGGCTGGACATGGCGTTGGCGTGGGTGCGGTTCGTGCCCTGGGTACTCACCCTGGTCACCTGCGGGCTGAACGTCGCCGCTGGGCACTCTCTGTCGGCGAAGGTGGCGCACGGCACGATGCCGCTGCTGTGGGTGGTCTTTTCCGAGATCGGCGCCCATGTCTACGCCGTCCGCATCGGCGCCGTCACCGGTCGGCGCATGGAGAAGATCCGGTTCTCTCGCTGGCTGCTGGCCCCGGGCTCCACATTTGCTCTGTGGCGTCGGATGACGCTGTGGGAGGTCACCTCCTACGCCGACGCCCTCGCGCTGGAGAGGGAACGGCTGCTGGCCCGCGCGGACCTGCGGGAGCGCTACGGCCGCACGTGGCGTCGCCAGACCCCGCGTCGCGAACGCGTCCTGCTGCGACTGGGAGAACTCGCCCCGGCCGCCGCCGACATCAAGCCCGCCCCGACGCCGGAGCCGGAACAGGTCCCGGAGGAGCCGGAGCAGGTGGCGCCGAAGCCGCCCCGCAAGCGGCCTGCCAGGAGTAAGGCCAAGACGCCACAGCGCACGGCGGCCGAACTGCTCGCCGAGGCACGCAGGATCACGGCCGACTGGACGAACGGCGAGATCAACGCCGAAGCGCTGCGCAAGGCGCTGCACTGCGGCGCCCGTCCCGCCCGGCAGGTGCGTGACGCCCTGCTCGACGAGCGGGCTGCGGCGTACCCCCTGTACGCCGCCCCCGCCCCGGTCAACGAGGCGGAGAGCGCCCCTGAGGGGGTGGCCGCGTGA
- a CDS encoding GGDEF domain-containing protein, with amino-acid sequence MNTLATVLLSVLPLAVGWAVHVWWLRGCLNTARRDPLTGLRTRDGFTRRATTLLKDPRAVVVLADVDKFKHINDTHGHAAGDALLKATADRLAHHVGRSGVAGRLGGDEFAAVLIDDHGTAGDLLAVLHGVLARPVDGQDPAVRTTVSLGWVRAADFPGDDLSGLLRRADEAMYAAKQARAGTRRAGLGRLFATVTGRRAGRTGARTDAPVVGVAA; translated from the coding sequence GTGAACACCCTGGCCACGGTCCTGCTGTCCGTACTGCCCCTGGCCGTCGGGTGGGCGGTCCACGTGTGGTGGCTGCGCGGCTGCCTGAACACCGCCCGGCGTGACCCGCTCACCGGGTTACGCACCCGCGACGGCTTCACCCGCCGCGCCACAACCCTGCTCAAGGACCCGCGCGCGGTCGTCGTCCTCGCCGACGTCGACAAGTTCAAGCACATCAACGACACCCACGGGCACGCCGCCGGTGACGCCCTGCTCAAGGCGACCGCCGACCGGCTCGCCCACCACGTCGGCCGCTCCGGGGTCGCCGGGCGACTCGGGGGCGACGAGTTCGCCGCCGTGCTCATCGACGACCACGGCACCGCCGGTGACCTGCTCGCCGTCCTTCACGGCGTGCTGGCCCGGCCGGTCGACGGCCAGGACCCGGCCGTCCGCACCACGGTCAGTCTCGGGTGGGTGCGCGCCGCGGACTTCCCCGGCGACGACCTGTCCGGACTGCTGCGGCGGGCGGATGAGGCGATGTACGCGGCCAAGCAGGCACGCGCAGGGACCCGGCGCGCGGGGCTCGGCCGGCTGTTCGCCACTGTCACCGGCCGCCGCGCCGGACGGACCGGCGCCCGCACGGACGCCCCGGTCGTGGGGGTGGCGGCATGA